One Synechococcus sp. MU1617 genomic region harbors:
- a CDS encoding efflux RND transporter permease subunit — MSASNNFITRPVLSTVCSLLIVIVGLIAIPILPIENLPDIAPPTVKVQATYVGADAVAVEQGVTSVLEQQINGVENMDFITSNSSSDGVSSISVSFDSGTDGNINQVNVQNRVSLAEPQLPEEVRKSGVTVNKASNSILLVYNFVNEDPSKTEYSVETISGYLDKNLTDNVKRVKGVGDVTYFGNRKIAFRLWLDPEKLTANNLSATDVVNQLRSQNRLVPAGKIGGSPAPEGQEYTFTVQLQGRLTSTQEFENIILRTTDAGGLVRFKDVGRVELGGEIYGIDAMDLKGTPSVGIAIYQLSGSNAIEVSNGVKEVLGEFEKTLPVGLGVQKIYDTTDFINQSIKGVTNSLRDAVILVVLILFLFLQNWKATLVPAIAIPVALIGTFALVLAFGFSLNQLTLFGLVLATGLVVDDAITVVEDTSAKKAEGMTSVQAAMETMDELFGAVIATSLVKMAVFLPVLFFPGATGTIYKQFAATILFSIGISTFNALTFSPMLSALLLSRETKELSRNQYATAGVVLGFIYGLLSAGNGAAAALIPTVIGAVIGFIAGKISALPLRLPFTAGGAAVGVITTGVIFSNPIPVVLFTAIGGGVGYFIPVIFTNFNRLYGGFEKRYATILDGVLKARPMVMAALAAGILLTGFAFTRIPGGFVPIEDQGYAIGFVQAPDGVSNEKTLAINRQVAEVMRTEEDIASAALFSGASLDGNAPNKGLFFIGMKHWDERPGKDHTVGAVVKRLNAKMYDAIDAGRVFVVEPPSIPGYGTGGGFEFQLLDQSSGVYSLNEFFGTAQQIMQAGNADPILNRVYSLFSPQAPQYKIDVDREQMASLGVDFGSAMSAFSVNFGGQYVNDTFQEGKVRRVYVQADEVSRATPQRLSAIYVANTKGEQIPLSEFFTVKQTVGPSVIPHFNLYRSIKIEGTPKEGNSSGQAIGAMKQIFNAGSYQGLGFDWTGISREEVKAGSLAVVIFALGILAVFLVLSAQYESYTDPIIILLTVPTALLGALVFLGAAGQVLNIYAQVGLVMLIGLAGGNAILIVDLANQKMGEGESALEAAKFSAKSRLRPILMTAISSLTGFLPLMLASGAGAQSQSSLGLVVFGGLLVATFLSTLVVPVFYVVMKTLLGEADAKPPEDGSTPTPQPS; from the coding sequence ATGTCTGCTTCCAATAACTTCATCACCCGGCCGGTTCTCAGCACGGTCTGCAGCCTGCTGATCGTGATCGTCGGTTTGATCGCGATTCCGATCCTTCCGATTGAAAACCTCCCCGACATTGCTCCTCCCACGGTGAAGGTGCAGGCCACCTACGTGGGCGCTGACGCTGTTGCGGTTGAACAGGGGGTCACCTCCGTGCTCGAGCAGCAGATCAACGGGGTGGAGAACATGGACTTCATCACCTCCAACAGCTCCTCGGATGGTGTGAGTTCAATCTCGGTGTCGTTCGACAGCGGAACCGATGGCAACATCAACCAGGTGAATGTTCAGAACCGCGTCTCCCTGGCTGAACCTCAGCTGCCGGAAGAGGTGCGCAAGTCGGGTGTGACGGTGAACAAGGCCTCCAACTCGATCCTCCTGGTTTACAACTTCGTTAACGAAGACCCCTCCAAAACCGAATATTCGGTGGAGACGATCAGTGGTTATCTCGACAAGAACCTCACCGACAACGTCAAGCGGGTGAAGGGCGTCGGTGATGTCACCTACTTCGGTAACCGCAAGATCGCCTTTCGTCTCTGGCTGGATCCCGAGAAACTGACCGCCAACAATCTTTCGGCCACCGATGTGGTCAACCAGCTGCGCAGTCAGAACCGTCTGGTGCCAGCAGGCAAGATCGGCGGCTCCCCTGCGCCGGAGGGGCAGGAATACACCTTCACGGTACAGCTTCAGGGTCGTCTAACCAGCACACAGGAATTCGAAAACATCATTCTCAGAACCACCGATGCCGGTGGCCTGGTGCGGTTCAAGGATGTGGGGCGGGTGGAGCTTGGCGGTGAGATCTACGGCATCGATGCCATGGATCTCAAAGGCACGCCTTCGGTAGGCATCGCCATCTATCAGCTCTCGGGCAGTAACGCCATCGAGGTCTCCAACGGCGTTAAGGAGGTGTTGGGTGAGTTCGAGAAAACCCTGCCGGTTGGTCTCGGCGTGCAGAAGATCTACGACACCACCGACTTCATCAACCAGTCGATCAAAGGTGTGACCAACTCCCTGCGGGACGCAGTGATCCTGGTGGTACTGATCCTGTTTCTGTTCCTGCAGAACTGGAAGGCCACGCTCGTACCCGCCATTGCTATTCCAGTGGCTTTGATCGGCACCTTTGCCCTGGTGCTGGCTTTCGGTTTCTCGCTCAACCAGCTCACCCTGTTCGGTCTTGTGCTGGCCACCGGCCTCGTGGTGGATGACGCCATCACCGTGGTGGAAGACACCTCTGCCAAGAAGGCTGAAGGGATGACGTCGGTGCAGGCCGCCATGGAAACCATGGATGAGCTGTTCGGGGCTGTGATCGCCACGTCGCTGGTGAAGATGGCGGTGTTCCTGCCGGTGCTGTTCTTCCCGGGTGCCACCGGCACGATCTACAAGCAGTTCGCCGCCACGATCCTTTTCTCGATCGGCATCTCCACCTTCAACGCACTGACGTTCTCGCCGATGCTGTCGGCTTTGCTGCTGTCCCGCGAGACCAAGGAGCTCAGCCGCAATCAGTACGCCACGGCCGGCGTGGTTCTTGGCTTTATCTATGGCCTGCTCAGTGCTGGCAACGGAGCGGCAGCTGCTCTAATTCCAACGGTGATCGGTGCGGTGATCGGCTTCATCGCGGGCAAGATCAGCGCGCTGCCCTTGCGTCTTCCCTTCACCGCTGGTGGAGCGGCAGTGGGTGTAATCACCACAGGCGTGATCTTCTCCAATCCGATCCCGGTGGTGCTGTTTACCGCTATCGGAGGCGGCGTTGGCTACTTCATTCCGGTGATCTTCACCAACTTCAATCGCCTCTACGGCGGTTTTGAAAAGCGCTACGCCACGATCCTCGACGGCGTTCTCAAGGCTCGCCCGATGGTGATGGCAGCCCTGGCTGCGGGCATCCTGCTCACCGGATTTGCCTTCACCCGCATTCCCGGTGGTTTTGTGCCGATTGAAGACCAGGGCTACGCCATCGGTTTCGTTCAGGCTCCTGACGGGGTCTCCAACGAGAAGACCCTGGCGATCAACCGTCAGGTTGCTGAAGTGATGCGCACGGAAGAGGACATCGCATCGGCAGCCCTGTTCAGCGGCGCCAGTCTCGATGGCAACGCGCCCAACAAGGGTCTGTTCTTCATTGGCATGAAGCACTGGGATGAACGGCCCGGTAAAGACCACACCGTGGGTGCTGTGGTGAAGCGGCTCAACGCCAAGATGTACGACGCCATTGATGCCGGACGGGTGTTCGTGGTGGAACCTCCCTCCATTCCCGGCTACGGCACCGGCGGCGGTTTTGAGTTCCAGCTGCTCGACCAGAGCAGCGGTGTGTACTCGCTGAATGAGTTCTTCGGCACGGCCCAGCAGATCATGCAGGCCGGCAATGCCGATCCCATTCTCAATCGGGTCTATTCGCTGTTTTCGCCCCAGGCTCCGCAGTACAAGATCGATGTAGACCGTGAGCAGATGGCATCGCTCGGGGTCGACTTCGGTTCAGCGATGTCGGCTTTCAGCGTCAACTTCGGTGGTCAATATGTGAACGACACCTTCCAGGAGGGCAAGGTTCGTCGCGTCTATGTGCAGGCGGATGAGGTGAGCCGGGCCACCCCACAGCGCTTGTCGGCCATCTATGTCGCCAATACCAAGGGTGAGCAGATTCCTCTCTCGGAGTTCTTCACCGTGAAGCAGACGGTGGGACCCAGCGTCATTCCCCACTTCAACTTGTACCGCTCAATCAAGATTGAGGGCACCCCCAAGGAGGGCAACAGTTCCGGTCAGGCGATTGGGGCGATGAAGCAGATCTTCAACGCCGGCAGTTATCAAGGTCTTGGTTTCGACTGGACTGGCATCTCCCGCGAAGAAGTGAAGGCCGGATCCCTCGCCGTGGTGATCTTTGCTCTTGGCATCCTGGCGGTGTTTCTGGTGCTGTCGGCTCAGTACGAGAGCTATACCGATCCGATCATCATCCTGCTGACCGTGCCGACGGCTCTGCTGGGAGCCCTTGTGTTCCTTGGGGCGGCCGGCCAGGTGCTCAACATCTATGCCCAGGTGGGTCTGGTGATGTTGATCGGCTTGGCTGGCGGTAACGCGATTCTGATTGTCGATCTGGCCAATCAGAAAATGGGCGAAGGTGAGTCGGCTCTGGAAGCCGCCAAGTTTTCGGCCAAGTCGCGTCTACGACCAATCTTGATGACGGCGATCTCTTCCCTCACCGGATTCCTGCCGCTGATGCTCGCCAGCGGTGCTGGTGCGCAGAGTCAGTCATCCCTGGGTCTGGTGGTGTTCGGTGGTCTGTTGGTGGCCACCTTCCTCTCCACCCTGGTGGTGCCTGTCTTCTATGTGGTGATGAAGACCCTGCTGGGAGAGGCCGATGCCAAGCCCCCTGAGGACGGCTCAACGCCCACCCCGCAACCGAGCTGA